CCGCGCAGGAACTTCCACTGCATGGTCAGCGCGCTGCCGGTGAACCGCCAGGCGGTGAACACGAGGTTGAAGTCGCCGCTGCCGATCCGGTTCTTCATGAACGCGACCAGGCTGGGGTTGACGCCGTCGAGGTAACCGACGCCGAAGCGCGCGTACATGGGGCCGTCGGCCAGGTAGTCGGTCGGCACCGGAGCGGTGGCCCTCGGCGCGCCGGTCATGCCGTCGAGGATCGCGATGTGCTGGCGGTTGTCGTTGCTGTCGGTGAAGCGGACGCCGTTGCCGAAGGTGACGCCGTTGGCGATGCGGACGGCGACCTCGGCACGACCGTCGCCGTCGAGGTCCTGCACGGTGACGCCGTCGTTGTGGCCGACGTTGATCGTGGAGGAGCCGCCCTCGATGTTGTTCTGGTTGGTGCTGTTGGGGCCCATGTCGACCTGCCAGAGGAACCGGCCGTCGCGGCGGTAGGCCTCGATCTTCTGCGGGGAGGTCTGCCGGTCGAGCACGTAGTCGTACTCGCCGTCGCCGTCGAGGTCGCCGACCCAGAGGAACTTCACCGCGCCGCCGGCGCGCAGCGGGACGCGGACCACGGGCTCGGTCGCGGCGTTGGCGCGCAGGCTGAAGGCCCCGCTGGGCGCCTGCTCCACGCCGCCCGCCACCGGGCGGACCCGGTAGCTGTTGGACTGCGACAGGTCGGCCGTGGAGTCGGTGTAGTTGGTGCCGCCGGTCAGCACGGACCCGTTGAGCTTGGCCTCCGCGCCGCCGCCGGTGGAGCGGTAGACGTTGAACCCGATCCCGGCCGGGTCCAAGCCCAGCAACCGCCAGGAGACCATCACCTGGTTGCTGCCGGAACGCACGGCCACCACACCGCGGTCCAGGCTCTCCATCCTGCGGCCCTCACCGGGCGGGGTGGTTCCGCCGCCGACCTGGACCATCCGCCACTGCTGGTTGATCCCACCGTTGTCGGTGTACTGCGAGACGCGGCCGCCGTCGGCGGTCGACCGCTCCCACACGTCCATCGCCTTGCCGCTGTGCCGGTTGACCAGCTTGACGTGCCCGCTGTCGGTGTCGAGCACCCGCCACTGCTGGTTGGCCGCGCCGGTGTCGGGCCACTGGATCAGCTCGGCGCCATCGGCGGTGGACCAGTCCAGCACGTCGACGACCTTGCCGGAGTGGCGGGCCTTGAGCCGGTAGTAGCCGTCACCGGAGGGCAGGAACTGGAACTGCTGGTTGGCCTGGTCCAGCGGTGCCCACTGCTGGACGCACGCGCGGTCGGCGGTGGACTGCTCGCACACGTCGACCGCCTTGCCGCTGTGCCGCGAGACGAGCTGGTACCACGCGTTGGTGTCGATGGTGGCCGCGGCGGCAGGTGTCGAGGCGACTGCCGCCGCGACGCCCGCCACGACGACCATCACCGTCGCCAGTACGGTGGCGCGCCATTTCCGGCGTGCCGGGTTCACGTGCAACACGGTGCTTCCCTTCAGTGGTCGAGGACATGTCGCGTCGGCATCCGGGTGTCAACAGCCGGTCGGCATCCGTGCGCTCGGACCGTCCGGTAGTGGACCTGGTTGCTCGCGGCGGCGGCTGCGGTCGATCCGCTGCGAGTGGCGCGAATGAGATGCGCGCCTGGGGTGCGCGGGTCGTGGTATCGGGCGATGTGCCACTCGCGGTCCCGCGCACGGCGCGATGGCTGGTCGGACCGGAGCCGGGTGACTACGGGCGTACGACCGCCAGCGGAAACGTTAGCGTTAACAAATAACTGCGAGCAAGATCGACTCCCATCGTGAACCGGTCCTGAGGGGACAGGTTTCGGTGAAAGATCTCGGCTTGTGGCTACTTGGCACGGAGGGCTGCGCGAGCAGCCTTCACGTCATGCGCGCATGGCTCCAACGGCAGGATTCTGCAGCTCAGCGCATGTCGCCTCCTTGCGACCAGGACCCCGAGCGTCCATCGCCGCGTGTCGACCTGCATGGAATGGGAGCGCTCCCAGGCGACCGTAGCGCAAGCTTTTCGAAGTCGACAAGACCGATGAGATGGATGGCCGGATCTGTTAGCGTTCACAACCAGCACTGGAGATCGTGCACTGTTCGGTCGGGCCGTGCCTCGTGTCGGCGTGTTCGGCCGTCCTCTGTCCGCCACGTCGGCCTCCGTCGTCATCGGCGGTCGCCCGGTCAAGGCGAGGCCGGCAAAACATAAAGCGTTTACCTGGAGCCGTCAACCCTTTGACCGCCCTGGATCGTTACCCCTACCGTAGACGGCCAGTAAACGTTTACACGACAAGTCGCTGGCCCACGTGCCATCGGGTCGGTCGTCCAGGGGCGGCACGGTCCGGTGCGTGGATCCGCCGGGAGGCGGGGAGCGCGATGAGGCCCTGCTCGCGAGGAGGCGCGGTTGGCTGTGCGTGGAGAACGGGCTCCAGGGGAGTCCGCTTAGTCGGCTTTCGACCCGTTTCGTGATCAGGAGTCACCCATGATGCTTGTCCGTCGGCACAGCGTGGTCCGGCGAGCCCTGACGCTGGCTGTGGCGTTCGTTGTCGCCGTGTCCGTGATCGTGGCGGGCCAGGACCGCGCGGATGCCGCGCCCGGCCCGTCGTTCACCAATCCGGTCGTGCCCGCGCCCAACAGCGCCGACCCGACGTTGGTGCAGTACAACGGCCAGTACTACTACGTGGCGACCACGTGGACCTCCGACATCCTGATGCGGCGGTCGTCCACGATCGCCGGTCTGCGCGGTGCGCCGGAGCAGAGGGTCTTCCGCGCCTCGCAGAACGAGGGCTGCTGCACGATGTGGGCGCCGCACCTGGAACAGGTCGGCAACCGCTGGTACATCTACTATTCGGTCGAACCCAGGTCGGGCTACGGGCAGCGGCGTACGCACGTGCTGGAGAGCGCGGGCAACGACCCGGCGGGCCCGTACACCTACCGGGGTGTGCTCGACCTGATGCCGGACAACGGGTGGGCGATCGACGGCGCGGTGCTCAAGCTCAACGGCGCGCTGTACTTCCACTACTCGGCGTTCCACGCCGACGGGCTGCAGTCGCTCTACATCGCGCCCATGAGCTCCCCGACCTCGGTGTCGGCGCACGGCACCCGGATCTCGGCGCCGACGCTGGCGTGGGAACGGCAGGGGCAGCCGGTCAACGAGGGTCCTTCGCCCTGCAGCGCAACGGCCGCACGTTCCTGACCTACTCGGCCAGCTACTGCGGCACGGCCGACTACAAGCTGGGCATGCTGGAGTACCGCGGCGGTGACCCACTGGCGCAGAGCTCGTGGACGAAGCACGCCACCCCGATCTTCCAGCGCGACAACGCCGCCGGCGTCTACGGACCCGGCCACCACTCGTTCTTCACCTCGCCGGACGGCACCGAGACGTGGATCGCCTACCACGCCAACTCCTCCGCCTCCCACGGCTGCGGCACCACCCGCACCACCCGCGTGCAGAAGATCTCGTGGAACGCCGACGGCACCCCCGACCTCGGCGTGCCGGTCTCCACCTCCGCGGTCCTCGCGGGCCCTTCGGGTGAGACCGGTGGGTCCGGCGCCCGCGTCCGCATCCGCAACCGGCACAGCAACCTCTGCCTGGACGACTACGACTTCGTCACCACGCCGGGCGCGGAGGTGCGGCAGTGGACGTGCAACGGTGAGCCGGTGCAGGACTGGACCCTCACACCCACCGAGGGCGGCTACTACCAGGTCACCAACGTCCACAGCGGCCTGTGCCTGGACAACAAGGACTGGGCCACCGCCGCCGGCTCGGTCGTGCAGCAGTGGACCTGCAACGGCATGGCCGTGCAGCAGTGGCGGATGACCACCACCAACGGCACCACGACCCTGGTCAACCGGCACAGCAACCTCTGCCTCGACGACTACAACCGGAACACCGAGCCCGGTGCCGAGGTCCGGCAGTGGACCTGCAACGGCCAGACCAACCAGCAGTGGGTGGTCGGCTGACCGACGGGTGGCGGCGCCGGGTCGCTTGAACGGTCGGATGGTCCACGTCGACCGTGCGGTGTTGCTGCGCGGTCGGCCAGAGCGCCCCGGTGATCGGTCCCACGGGCCGGTGCGTCGACTTCGCCCGCTCCGCGAGGCATCCGCGGTTCCCGTGACCACGGCGGATCCGGTACGACCGGTTCGGGACCCGGCTGTCAGCCAAACCGCGCACGTTCACAAGATCCGCCCCCGGTTGCCTTCGGAAGATCTTCGTCATCGGTTTCACCCGGGGCGACTGCACTGAGCATGTTGTGCACGTTCACAGCCGCCGCGCTTCTGCCCGCACTCGATCAAAGGAGATCGAATGACCGCGTACGGCACCGTTCACACGGCAGCGCCGGCCACCCTCGTCTGAACCGCCATCGCATCGGGCGGCCGGGCGCGCCTCGCCTCTCCGCGTGCACGTGCGATGACCGCCGGGCGGTTCACACCGGCTACACCGCCGCCTCGACTGCGGTGAAGCGGCGAGCGCTGCCACGCGACCTCCCTTCGGAACCTCCTGCGTTCCCGGCCGGGCTCCCACCTCGCGACACCACCGAACACGGCGTCGACCGCCTCGTGCACGCCGCCCCGGAAGAGCGTCGACCATGAACAACAGGACGGCAACCTCCGCCGGCACGTCGCGGCGCGGCGTGCTGCCCGGCGCGGCAGCTGCGGGGGCGCTCCGGTGCCGGCGGCGGACGCCGCGACGTCAGTCAAGGGCGCGGGCACCAGTCCGACCGCCGCCATGGACGGCTCCCTGAACATGTGACCCGATCACCGGATCACCGATCATCCCGAGGAGATCCCATGCACCTCACATCGCGGTGGCGTGCGCTCTACGTCGTCACCGCCTCCACAGCCCTCGCCGTGAGCACCGTGATCGCGCCTGGCACGGCCGCGGCCGCCGGCAACACCTACTACGTCGCACCGGCCGGCGACGACAGCGCCGCGGGCACCCAGTCCGCGCCCTTCGCGTCCATCGCCCGCGCGCAGGCCGTGGCCACGCCGGGTGACACGGTCTACTTCCGGGGCGGCACCTACGCCTACACCCGCGCGAACTCGGCGTGTGCCAGTCGGACGGCCCGGGTCGACGCGATCACCTTGAACAAGAGCGGCACGTCGGGCAACCCGATCCGCTACTGGGCCTACCCGGGGGAGAAGCCGGTCTTCGACTTCTCCCGCATGAGGGACGATTGCCGGATCAAGGGCTTCAGCGTCACCGGCAGCCGGCTGCACCTCAAAGGGCTGGAAGTCACCGGCGTGCGGCAGAACAACAACCTGAACGCGGAGTCGTGGGGCATCTGGATCTCGGGCAGCTACAACACCTTCGAGCAGATCGACACCCACCACCACATGGGGGCCGGTCTGTTCGTCCAGAACGGCCGCGACAACCTCGTGCTCAACTCCGACTCGCACGACAACTACGACGCGAACAGCTCGGACGGACCCGGCGAGAACGCCGACGGCTTCGGTGCGCACATCAAGGCGGACAACCCCGGCACGGTGTTCCGGGGCAACCGGGCGTGGTGGAACGCCGATGACGGGTTCGACCTGATCAGCGCCTACTCGTCGGTCACCATCGAGAACTCGTGGACCTGGCGCAACGGATACGTGCCGGGCACCACCACGAGCGCGGGCAACGGCGCCGGCTTCAAGTCCGGCGGCTACGGCGGCGACTACGACCCCGGCGCGGTCAAGCACACCGTCCGCAACTCGGTGGCCTTCCTGAACAAGGCGGCGGGTTTCCACAACAACCACCACCCGGTGGTCAACGACTACGTCAACAACACCGGCTTCGGCAACCGCCCCAACTTCGACATGCGGGGAGTCGACTCCAGCGGCGCCACCGCGGGTCGGGGCAACCTGCGCAACAACATCGCCTACAACGGCACCGCCACGGCGAACATGACCGGCACGAGCGCCTCGCACAACTCCTGGAACCTGGGCCTGCCCCTGTCGGACGCGCAGTTCCAGAGCGTGTCGACGTCCGGTTGGGACGCTCCGCGGCAGGCCGACGGCAGCCTGCCGGTGCTGCCCCACCTGCGCCTGGCCGTGAACAGCACCCTGATCGACAAGGGCGTGGACGTCGGCCTGCCCTACCGGGGGTCGGCGCCGGACCTGGGGGCGTTCGAGCAGTCCGGTGGCACGCCACCGCCGGTGCGCTACGAGGCGGAAACCGCGCCGGCGGTGTGCCGGGGAACGATCGACTCGAACCAGGCCGGCTTCACCGGCACCGGGTTCTGCAACGGCACCGCCGCCGCGGGCGCGTACGCCCAGTTCACCGTCACGACGTCGACAGCCGGTACGACGACCCTGGCG
This region of Saccharothrix longispora genomic DNA includes:
- a CDS encoding rhamnogalacturonan lyase family protein; this translates as MNPARRKWRATVLATVMVVVAGVAAAVASTPAAAATIDTNAWYQLVSRHSGKAVDVCEQSTADRACVQQWAPLDQANQQFQFLPSGDGYYRLKARHSGKVVDVLDWSTADGAELIQWPDTGAANQQWRVLDTDSGHVKLVNRHSGKAMDVWERSTADGGRVSQYTDNGGINQQWRMVQVGGGTTPPGEGRRMESLDRGVVAVRSGSNQVMVSWRLLGLDPAGIGFNVYRSTGGGAEAKLNGSVLTGGTNYTDSTADLSQSNSYRVRPVAGGVEQAPSGAFSLRANAATEPVVRVPLRAGGAVKFLWVGDLDGDGEYDYVLDRQTSPQKIEAYRRDGRFLWQVDMGPNSTNQNNIEGGSSTINVGHNDGVTVQDLDGDGRAEVAVRIANGVTFGNGVRFTDSNDNRQHIAILDGMTGAPRATAPVPTDYLADGPMYARFGVGYLDGVNPSLVAFMKNRIGSGDFNLVFTAWRFTGSALTMQWKFLRGNQNLPDGHNTRIIDVDGDGRDEIAEIGFVLNGNGTLRYSLGSQGVVHGDRFHITDIDPSRPGLEGYGVQQNNPSGLRDYYYDAATGNIIWRHTASGTADVGRGMAGDIDPRHPGMEVWAFSGVHNAATNRLTHSDTSLQPWPQLGLYWDGDTGMELLNDGKFEKWDPNNPTPTNRTPRLLTTANHGAVDAAQGNSPVLQGDILGDWREEVLYTNAAFNELIIFTTDRPSSTRLYTLAHNPAYRNAMTLKGYIQSHHVDYFLGYGMATPPRPDITYQPR
- a CDS encoding right-handed parallel beta-helix repeat-containing protein; this encodes MHLTSRWRALYVVTASTALAVSTVIAPGTAAAAGNTYYVAPAGDDSAAGTQSAPFASIARAQAVATPGDTVYFRGGTYAYTRANSACASRTARVDAITLNKSGTSGNPIRYWAYPGEKPVFDFSRMRDDCRIKGFSVTGSRLHLKGLEVTGVRQNNNLNAESWGIWISGSYNTFEQIDTHHHMGAGLFVQNGRDNLVLNSDSHDNYDANSSDGPGENADGFGAHIKADNPGTVFRGNRAWWNADDGFDLISAYSSVTIENSWTWRNGYVPGTTTSAGNGAGFKSGGYGGDYDPGAVKHTVRNSVAFLNKAAGFHNNHHPVVNDYVNNTGFGNRPNFDMRGVDSSGATAGRGNLRNNIAYNGTATANMTGTSASHNSWNLGLPLSDAQFQSVSTSGWDAPRQADGSLPVLPHLRLAVNSTLIDKGVDVGLPYRGSAPDLGAFEQSGGTPPPVRYEAETAPAVCRGTIDSNQAGFTGTGFCNGTAAAGAYAQFTVTTSTAGTTTLAIRFANGHSSGTPRPANLVVNGSVAGTVSFEHTGTWTAWTTKTLAASLSAGSNIVRLEPTTSDGLPNIDHLTL
- a CDS encoding RICIN domain-containing protein, which codes for MPVSTSAVLAGPSGETGGSGARVRIRNRHSNLCLDDYDFVTTPGAEVRQWTCNGEPVQDWTLTPTEGGYYQVTNVHSGLCLDNKDWATAAGSVVQQWTCNGMAVQQWRMTTTNGTTTLVNRHSNLCLDDYNRNTEPGAEVRQWTCNGQTNQQWVVG